The sequence CATAGCGCGGAGATAGGCACCATAGCCTTTTTAACCAATATCTTCCGGGAACTCATCACTGTGGTTTCTATACCATTCATTGCAAAATATTTAAACGACTACACCGCTATAGCTCCTGCAGGAGCCACTTCCATGGATTCTACACTTCCTATAATCTCTAAATACACCAACCCGGAAACCGTTGTGATAGCATTTATCAACGGAATTTTATTGTCGGGATTAGTCCCTGTCTTAGTTCCTTTTTTCTATTCTATCTAGGCAGGGTCAATAAAAATTAAATTTTAAAAGGAGTAATTGTGATGAATCCAAGTATTATTATTGAAGGTTTTGGAATAGGAGCAGGATTCCTTTCCCCTTTATTTAAGAAAGATATAACTTGGAAAGTTTCAGACTTTGCTATAGGCTGTGTAATGCTTACAATCGCTTATAAATTATTTGAATTTGGGGTTAATAATTATATTTAAAATTTATTTAAGATTAACTTAAGAGCACTGAAGTGTTCTTTTTTTTTGGCAAAAATCTCAAAAATGTTATATAATGTTATCGCTACTAATAAACAGGAGGATTAATATGAAAAAACTGACGCTACTTATGATAATGGTTGCTTCTCTGACACTGACTAACGAGCTGTATGCTAAAGGCAATTCTGGAAAGGATAAACCCGAGAAAGAGAAGCCTGAAAGGGATAAACCCGAAAAACATGAAAAGAATATAAAAGCAGAAGATGCCAAAAAAAACTGGGGACAACTTAAAGATGAAGTGGGCAGTTATAACGAAGATCAACTTAAAGAATTTTTGGGTTTGGAGGAACTCAGCAAACCCATAGGAGATTATACCGACAAGGAAATAAAGGCGGCTATCAAGACTAAAAAAAGAGTCAGAAATGAGATCAGAAAGGAAATGGAAAAAAATCCTGATTTGGATTTAAGCTCACTGGAAGGATATGATCCAAATCATCCCAATGACCTGGAAAAATTGGTTCAGAAGCTGATCGGTGATTATTCTGGTGCTGAGGTAAATATAGAAACTGTAAATGCTTTAAAGGAAGCAGGAATTAGTGATATTTCTATAAATAAAATAAAAAAATCTCTTTTAAAATATAATGAAAACCTGGATATTCCAGCAGAATCTGCCGATGGAACAAAAACTTTCGGAGATACTGAAGAAATACAAGGAGAATAATTTATATATTTCCGGATCCTGATCACCAAAAAAGACTCTCAGAAAAATATTCTGAGAGTCTCTTTATTTAATCGATTTTTACTTATACCACACGACCATAAGCTGAGTCTTCTGGAAAAATCTCTCCATATTTCTCATAGTTATCTATTTTTATATATTCTCCATCCCTGTATACTGCAGGCCTTACCCTTCTACTCTTAATAGCATCTATTAAATCTTTTTCAGTTTCAATATCATCCAAAAATTTTGTACAATATTTACCTATTGCATCACTGGTATGGCAGTCACTGGCTGCCGTAGTAGCTAAATTCAATTCAATGGCACTTTCAAAGGCATTTAGATTATTATAAGATTTTGTACTGCCGTTAAAAGTTTCGATAGCAGTAAGACCTTTTAGATTTTTCAGGTGTTTTCCGCATCCTCTGTTATTTTCCCTGAATGGATGAGCAGCAATGGTAACTCCTCCCTTGGAGTTGACTAAATCTATTAATTCCTGGGCATAAAGTTTTTCTGTAGGAATATCATCTAATCCAAATACCAATATATCTCCTTCATGGGTTAGGATTTCAGCTCCTACAAAGATCTTGAAATCATGTTTTTTTCCATATTGAACAGCATATTCTTTAACTTTATTATTATCGTGATCTGTAATACAGATCCCGTTGAGTCCCATGGTTTTTGCTCTTTTTACAATTTCTGAAATTTTAATGAAACTGTCATCTGAACCTTCTATACAGTGCATGTGTGTATCTATAAACATTTTTTTCTCCTTCTTCTAAATATGATTAGTTTTTTCTGATTTTTAACGCAATATTTATAATCTTTCTATCTTTGATCTTCCATTTTTTTCTATAAAAAAATGGTTCAATAAAAACAGGGAGTATCCTCCACATATATATTGATAATTTTTATCCGATAAAGCCCCATAACAATGGCATAAAAATATGAATCCCTTTGGGATTTTGCCCTATAGAATTTTAAAGTTTTGTATTAAAATATAAAAGATGATCTAAGCAGAAAAAAAAGCAATAGATATAGTTTTTAAAACTATAAGAAAAGAAGTTAGGAACAGAAATATCTCTAAACCGACCTTATCTATACTATCCATTTGCAATAGATCTCGTAACTCCCGCCGGAAGTTTCAACTAATTGTCAGTTTCATTGAAATTTTTTCATGTTTCCTCCTAAAATGTTTTTTATTAATTCATTATGTATTATTTTACAATATCTTTAAATATCATGTCAACACTATTTTTTAAAAATTCATTATAATGTATGATATAATATTTAAATAGAGAAGTAAATTAAACCTAGCCTGTGGAGGAGAATATTTTGAGTTTAAAAAAAAGAGATTATATTAGAACAATTATCATTGGAATACTTGGTGGAATAGCTTTATTGATAGTAACGAGATAGAATATCGGAAAAGGGAGCAATAATTCAAAAAATTATTGCTCCCTTTTTATATTAATTTTTTAATCTATCAATTCTTTTAAATTATTTTCAAAAAATCTTTTGAATCCATCTTCCATCTTGTCTTTACTTTCAGATTCATTCTTTATTTCTAAATAATATTTCCCACTTTGAATTTCTTTAGAAAGTGAATCTATTGGAAACCCTGATAATCTTTTTTCATATGGTTAATTTTTGAATCATTAGTTGTTCCATAGAGTATTTTCATAATTCTTTTATTCATTCCTTTCTCCTGGTTCAAAATCATTTTTAAGCCATCTCATAAAATTATTACTATGCAATAAATAAGTTTTTCTGGTATTTGCTTTTAAATATTCATTTTCTTCTGTCTTTGGAACTTCTTTTTCATACTGAGAATATAGTTCTTCTAATTTTTTTAATAATCCTTTAGATACTTTCATCTTCTCCCCCTAGATTATATACTTTAAGCCCGCCATACTTTATACTACAATATTTCAATAAAATCAATGTTTCCCTAGTGGTCTATAATGAATTAGAATATTGTATTTGGGAGTTGAAGTGCGGAGGAGATCTATTTTAAGTTAGAAAACATCGAAATTTTATGGACAACTGAAATAAAAAAAAATAGGGTTAAATTAACATATTCTATATTTATCAATGGATATATGTTAATATATTTGTGTTGCATAAATATAGAATTGGAGGGAATAGATGATTGAGGTTTTATTACAAAACGGAACAATTAAAAAGATATCGAGTCTCGATGAACTAGACATTGATCGTTCTGAAATTTTATGTGTTAACCTGGTTGAGGCAAATGAACAAGAGATGATCAGATTATCTAAAGAATTTAAGTTTACTTTTCAACCTTTGGACAAAAGAAACGAAATAGAGATAAGTTCAAGATATGTAGAAGAAGATTCACATATATTTTTAAATTTGACCATTCCAAATTTGACTGAGCAGGAAAGAATAGAGGAAGGTTTTGTTCATATAGTAATTTTAGAAGATCTTGTCATTTTAAACTCAAATGGTATTTCTAAAATATCTCTTATGCAAATTTTAAAAAATCGAATTTTTGATATTGATAAAAATTTTTCAGGTCAAAGAATCTCTCTGCTTTTTTTAAGTGCTCTTACGGATTATTATGCTGATTTGATAGAATTAATATCAAAAAAAGTAAAAAAATATTTTAAGAAAGTTCTTAATCTTAAAAATATTTCTCTAGAGGAACTTGATAATCTTACTAAAATAAAGTTAGACAACATTCAACTTAAAGAGTGTTTGATAGAATTACAGAGGATTATACTGCAGCTCAAAAGAAGCCCACTCATAGATGAAAAAAATAAAAAATTTTTAATTTATGAGAATAAAGATCTGGCAGTAATAAACGGACATATCAATTATAATTTTGACAGATTAAATGATCTGAAAGAAAATATATCCAGTAAAATTGAACTGGAACAAAATCAAATAATTAAAATTTTTACTGTTGTCACAGTGTGCATTGCTCCTCCAACTTTGATCGCCGGAATTTATGGGATGAATTTTAATATTATGCCAGAATTAAACTGGAGCTTCGGGTATCCACTGTGCATTTTTCTTATGATTTTATCCATAATAATAACTCTGGCTGTACTAAAGTTAAAAAAATGGATCTAAGAAATTTCTTTGAAAAATAGGTGAAGTGTTTGACGAAATGGCCCACCATATAGTACTATAGGTCTTAAAGATTATAATTTAGATTAAATAACACTCTCATAAAAATTACAATTTTTATGAGAGTGAATGGAGGCAAAAATATGAATATACCATTAAAATTTTCAGAAAATATGAATATATTATTCAAACCTATAGAGAATATATTATTAAGTATTTTACTCATTGTGGTATTTTTAATTGTTAGGATGATTTTCTATAAAGGAATTGAGAGGTTTGGAAGAAAAAAATTTCTTTCTCACGAAAGAATAAAAATAACCGAAAGATTTGTTGTTTTTTTTGTAGGAATTATAATTTTTTCCACATTGCTACTGGTGTGGGGAGTAAAACTTAGGGAATTTTTCCTTATTATTGCTACTACCTTTACCATAATAGGTACTGCTTGTTTTGCTTCATGGTCAAATCTTAGTAATATTTCCTCTGGTGTTATTCTCTTTTTCAACTATAATATAAAACTTGGGGACAAAGTGAGAGTAGGAAGTGGAGATGATCAGATTGAAGGAGTTATACATAATATGAAGTTATTCTATGTAGAAATAATTACCATGGAGAACGAACTTGTTTTCTATCCCAATAACACAATGCTCCATCAACCTGTAACTATTTTAAAAAATTAATATAATCTTAAATAATATAATTATAGCGGAAAGAATATTGTGACAAAAATTAAAAAAGTACCAAATAAAAGGACGCTAAATTTATAGCGTCCTTTTAATATTGATTTTATTAGTATTAGAAATGAAAGTTAAGAAAGAATTATTATGGAACTTTTATATGGATTTCACCTCTTTGAGTTTCCATAAAAAGGTACTTATTTTATCGATACTTTTTCGAGTATATACATCTTTATTTCCGTGACCTCTTCCACCAGTAAGATATAGAGGAGGCATCCCACTCAAATTTAAAGTTAAATAAATATTATCATTTAAATAAATAGGCCTGTTATGAGATTCTTCGCTCAATAAAATTTGCCATTGAAAAGTTTCCTTAAATTCAGTGCCACCATGTTTTGTATACACCTCTTTGTTTTCATCACCCCTTCCACCAGTGAGCCAGCTGTTTATCATACCTTCTTTTTCATATAAGCATTTTAAAAATACAGTATTACCGGATATAATATCTCCGCTTCCAATAGAATTCGGAGTTTCCCATATTTCCCATTTATAAGTATTTATTTTTTTCGGTTCTTTTTTTTTATCGGTGGTATAAACCCCTTTATTTTCATCATCTCTACATCCGCAAAGCCACCGTCCTGAATGGCCGTCTGTTTGACTTTTAAGATATACTTTGGTTCCATATTTTAATGGTTTAGACATATTCTTCCTCCCTATTTGTAAATATTTTTTTTATTAATTGTCATTAGTTAAAATTTTTTAGGCCAAAACTCCTTTTTATGTTTTTTTTATATAAACAATGTTGAATAAGATTCTTCGGATTCTCCTAAAAATGCTGCTACTCCTCCATATTCTATCCCATCTATTAGTTCGTCGTGACTAAATCCCATAATACCTACAGACATTTGACATGCTATTATCTTTCCGCCATTTTCAAGATAAGTCTTCAAAAGGGTCGGCAGGGTATCCACATTTTTATCATGCATTACCTTCTTCATCATCATAGTTCCCATTCCACCCATATTCATATTGGATAACTTCAGCTTATTAACTCCCTTGGGCATCATCATTCCAAACATCTTATCTATAAATGATTTATTTTTATTTGTGAAATTTTCTTTTCTAAGGGCATTTAATCCCCAGAAAGTAAAGAACATAGATACCTCTTTTCCCATGGCCAGGGCTCCGTTGGCTATGATAAACGATGCCAGTACCTTATCTAAATCCCCGGAGAACACTACCATAGTTTGTTTATTGTCGGGGTCTTTCATTATTTTAGTTCCTTGAGGAGGTAATTTTTTTAATTTTTGTATATTTGCCGTAATAACACCGTCTTCGCTATTCACACTGACCAGTTTATTTCCTGTTTTTTCAGCCCAGACCTTTATATCCTTTTTAAATCCCAAATCTGAAGCCTTAATAGAAAGGATATCCCCCTCTTTTAACCCTTCCATACTTTGTTTAGTTTTTAAAATTGGTCCTGGACACTGGAGACCACAGGCATCTATATCTATTGTTTTTATATTCCTAAAAGTCCTTTCCTCATCTACCAGCATAGTTTCATTGTCCAGAGGATGATTTTCATGATGGATGAAATTTTCTGCTTCCTTTCCTTCAAATATTCCTATATTTGACTGGTCATGACTGGCCGGTTCCCACAATTTATATCCGCCATCTAAATTAAGTGCTTTATACCCCAAATTTACTAACATTCTATAGGCAAGATATCCTCTTAATCCGACTTGGCAATAGACTATATATGTCTTTTCCCTATCTAATTCATCTATCCTGGTTCTTAATTCTGCCAAATCGATATGGATCCCCCCGGGAATAGCTCCTAATTCCCTCTCATCAGCAGTTCTTACATCCAGTAATTCATAGTTTCCTGCAGCTGTCAGACTTTCTATTTCATCTATTCTGGCTACCCTGATATCCTTATTCAATATATTTTCTGCATAATATCCCAAGATATTTACCGGATCTTTAGCCGAGTTAAATGGCGGTGCATAGGCTAATTCTATTTCTTGAAGTTCAGCAACATTTATCCCTCCTTTGATAGCCGCTGCAATGACATCTATTCTTTTATCTACACCCTTATGTCCAATTCCTTGAGCTCCCAGTATCTTCCCTTCTGGAGTAAAGATTACTTTTAATGTCAATGGAGTCGCTCCTGGATAATATCCTGCATGGGAGTTTCTGTTTATGGTAGCTGTATAATAATCTTTACCATATACTAACCCAGACCTTTGGAGTGTTTTTTCATTTAATCCTGTAGCTCCTACTGTATAGTCAAAAGCCTTTAAGATAGAAGTTCCCATTGTTCCTTTATACGGCTGTTTATTGGGTCTGTCTAGAATGATATCTGCTACCAGTCTACCCTGTCTGTTTGCAGGCCATGCCAGTGGAATATTTATCTCCTGTCCGTTTATAAAGTGATTTACAGTGATAGCATCTCCTACAGCATAGATGTCTTTTACAGATGTTTCCATATATTCATCTACTTTTATACCGAATCTTTCATGGATTTCACATCCAGCACTTTCGGCTAGGGCTGTTTCAGGTCTTACTCCCGCTGCCAGGATGATTATTTCAGCTTTTATCTCTATTGAAGCTTCTTTTTCTCCAGCTTTTGCGATCTTAACGGTTGATGAATTTTCACCATCGATTATCTCAGTCACTCCATGCTCCAAGAACAATTCAACTTCGTGTTCTTTCATATTTTGATGAATTTGAGCTGCTATCTCTGCATCTACCGGTGCCAATACCTGGGAGCCGAACTCTACTACTGTAGTCTGCATATCCAATTCCACAAAATTTTCAGCTATCTCTATCCCTATAAATCCAGCTCCCACTACTACAGCTTTTTTTACATTATTATTTTTTACATGAGCTATTATCTTATCCATATCCTTCATATTCCTGAGGATAAATGCTCTAGGAGAATCTGCACCTTTGATAGGCGGCACAAATACTTCTGCACCTGGAGAAAGCAGAATCTTATCATAGGATTCTTCATAAGTTTTCCCGGTTTCAAGATTTTTAGCTATTATTTTTTTAGCCTCTCTATCTATCTTCTGTATCTCTGTTTTTATCCTGACATCGATGTTAAATCTAGACCTCATTCCCTCTACGGTTTGGACCAACAGGGCGTCTCTATCCTTTATAACCCCCCCTATATGATAGGGTAATCCGCAGTTGGCAAAGGATATATATTTCCCTCTTTCAAACATAATTATTTCATTTTCCTCGTTCAATCTTCTGAGTCTTGCAGCTGCAGACGCACCACCAGCTACTCCGCCTACTATAAGAATTTTCATAAAATACACTCCTTTTGCTATTATTTAAATTGTTTTATTTATAAAATAAAAGTATTAATTTTAATATATAGATTTTTTGCTGAATTTCCTTTATTCTTTAGATATAATACCTTGTCTGTCTGTAAAATCGATGACTATTTCACCGATATTAATGGGGAAATATCTGCCGGTGTTTTTGGATATTTGTATTAAAACAAAGATTTTAAAAGTAAAAAAATAGGGTACCCTATTTAGGATATCCTATTTTAATCTATCATCATATTCAGTTTAGTAACCTCTAGTTCCATTCATCATTCCATTGCCCATATGTCTGCCATTTCCATTCATCATTCCATTGCCCATATGTCTGCCACTTCCGTCACCCATATGTCCATTCATCCCTTTATACCCCATAGTTATTCCAAATTTATCTTCTACATTCTTTCTAAATTTCATATTATCTAATCTTTGTTTAGATTTCATATCTGATATTTGATTATTTACTCTTTCTACGCTCTGCCAGTTTACTTTATCTTTTGATAGTAATTTTTCTAATTCTAATTGCTTAGATCTTATGTCCAAACCTTTTTTATAGTTAGCCTCCCTTCTATCCTGCATCATATTGGTTAATTCATTCTGCTGGCTTACCGATAAATTATTCATCATTTGAGAATAGTGTGTCCCCCTTTGACTGTTGTTATTCATATTTATTTGGTTATTGTTTACAGCTGCAAATGATAATGCCGATACTATTAATAACCCTACTATAATTTTCTTTTTCATTTTAATCACTCCCTTAATTTTTATTAGTCTTTCAGTTTTTCTTTCATATTTTGATATTGTTCCCTTGTAATCTCTCCTTTAGCATATCTTTTTTTTAAGATTTCCATGGGTGTTTCACTTTGTTTAGAGTGCCTATTTTTTCCTAAAGAACTATCTTTTAATAGAGAGACTATCAATACGGCTATTAATATCCAAAATATAAACATAAAGATCCCTCCTCCCATAAACATAGAGTTTCCATATCCAAATCCATGCATCATTGCAATCACATCCTTATTATCTTCTTATACTTAAGTATAGAAGATCTCTGTGAAAATTGTGTGAAGAATAAAAAGAGGGGACAAATGTTGTCCCCTGATCCTTCAAATATAATCACGCTTATTCTTATTTCTTGATAGACCTAAATTGTCCTTATATTTTTTAATATTTCATGTCTTCTCTCTCTAAAGGTTAAACGCTTTTGCCAGAGCAGTTACAGCTTTTTTCATATTTTTTCTATCTATGATATAGGAGATGCTTATCTCAGATGTAGTGATCTTATAAAAATTAATGTTCTCCTCTGCAAAAACTTCAAACAAAGAACTAATAACTCCAAAGTGGCCCATTATTCCTATTCCCACCAGTGAGATCTTTATGAGTTCCCTATTTTTGGTATTCTCTATATTTGGAAGCTTTTTCATTATCTTTTTCATGGCGTTGTCAAAGAGTTCCTCCTCATTTAAGGGGCAGGTAAAGGAAAGGTTAAACCCTTTTATCTGACTTATCATATCTACGTTAACATGGGCTCTGCTCAACTCACTGAATATATAGGCCATCTCTTGGGGACTGTGTTCAATATTCTGTATTTCTATCATAAGTATACGTTCATTTATGCTAAGGCCTGTTATTACCTTCTCCTCCATATTATCGCTCTTCTCCTTTATATTAGTTCCCGCTATTTTCCCGAGGGCCCTTCCAACATAGATTGGAACCCTAAATTTTTTCCCCAACTCGACGGCCCTTACTTCCATTATCCCTGCTCCCAACTTGGACATCTCCATCATCTCTTCATAAGATATACAATCCAATTTTTTGGCACTGCCATATACTTTGGGATCCACAGTGTGGATCCCATTTACATCTGTATATATCTCGCACGGGCAGTTCAGGGCCGCTGACAAAGCTACTGCACTTGTATCGGATCCACCTCTTCCAAGGGTTGTTATATCCCCGTTCTTGTTTATCCCCTGGAAGCCTGCAACTATTACCAGTTTCCCATCATCTAGACTTTTTTCAATTCTTTGGGTATCGATCTTTTTTATCCGACTCTTTGTATGAAGTCCTGTAGTTGTTATACCAGCCTGATATCCCGTATAGGATATGGCATCTATACCCTCCTCATGGAGTGCAATAGTAAGAAGTGCAATAGTTTCCTGTTCTCCTATGGAAAGAAGTCTGTCCAGCTCTCTTCTGTTGGGAGTTTTGCTGACAGATCGAGCTTTTTTTAAAAGTTCATCAGTTCTTTTCCCCATGGCCGACACCACAACTACGAGTTCCTTGCCGTTTCTTTTTAAACTGGCAATGTTTTTTGCTATTTTTTTAATCTTATTTATGCTTTCCACGGAACTACCTCCGTATTTCTGCACTAACCTCATATCTTTAACCCCCATATTTCTTTCTAATCTATAACTTACTACTCTGCAGTTCTTAATCCTTTAGTACTTAAAAAAAATTATAAATACACTCCTGTGATTTTTTATGATTTTTCTTCTATAAAGGGCTGCTTCATCATGTATGAAAAGTGCTGATATTTATCTTGGGTATATCCGGGTATTCCATACTTAGGTGTAGATATATCCCCCTGGGGGTGGAAGGTTCCAAAAATTTTATCCCATAGTATCAGAAAGGATGAAAAGTTGGAGTTTGACTCCTTCCACTTTAAAGAATGATGAATCCTATGGATATAAGGAGTCACAATAAGCTTAGAAAGAAGGAGGTCCAAGCTCCGATTGATTCTTATATTGCTGTGATGAAAATATACATTAATATTAAATATCACATCATAAAGCAGAAGGGCTTCTACGGGTATTCCCATTAAAAGAATAAAGGGAAGCTTGAAAAGATGGCCCATGAGTACCTCAAAAAAATGAAATCTCAGAGCAGAAGAAACGTTGAGCAGCCTGTCTGTATGATGAACACTGTGAAACCGCATTAGAAAGGAAACCCTGTGAAGGAGCCGGTGCCACCAGTAGTTTACACAGTCTAAAAGTATAACTCCTAAGATAAGTTTAAATTTAGAATCAAAAGAGGTCATATTCATAACCCCCACTTCTAAGTTCTCAAGGTATTTGGCCAGGGCATAAACTGTGAATAGTGCAAAATACCTTCCAATAAGTAAGTTAACTGCCCCAAGTCCCAGATTACTTATGTCATGGCTCTTTCCAACAATATTCCTGCCTACCTGAGGCATTATTCTTTCCAATATAAATAACATCAGGAAAATTCCTCCCATCAATATTAATCTTTCCATAGCTTCCCCCCTTTTTTCGATGTCTTTGAATATCAATTTCTGAAAATTCTATAACTATACTGTATTTTATACTCTCTATTTCCCATGCTCCTCTTTTACGGGGTCTATTTTAAAGAGAACCCTTGCCTGTCAGGATTATGTCTATTATTAATTGAGGACCTTATCCATTTATCTGGTACACCTTGAAGAGGAAAAAATATAAGACTTTCGTAAATAATATTTGAGGAGATCGAAGGTTAAAGAAGAAAATTAATAAGGATGAGGAGGAGATTTATGAGAAAGATTTTGATAGAAGGAATGGTTTGCAGCAAATGCACGGATAAAATTTAAAAAAAACTCAAATCTATCGATGGAGTGGAAGAGGTGAAGGTTCTTTTGGATGAAAAGGAGGCATATGTATCTGGAGATGTGGATGAGGAGGTTTTAAAAGCAGCCATTGAATCTGAAGGATACAAGGTTACTGCAATAGAACCTATAGAGGGAATCAAACACCCTGAAGAAAGAAAAGGACACTCATGAAGTGTCCTTTTAAGGTTCATTTTATTATTGACTTTATTTTATATTTTTAAAAGTTCCCCTTATGAAGTTGTCTCCAAAAAAGTATTTTAAAGAAATTTTTTCAAAGTTATTAACCTCAATAGTATTAAGGGTATCTCTGTTTAAATGGCAGCCCATTGCAAAGATCTTCCATGCAGGAGTAAGGATATTTTGTAAGAAAAATAAAAAGTTCTTTTCATTTTTAATATGTTCCAGGACTAGAAGTTTTCCATTTGGCCGGCACACTCTTTTAGCTTCTTTCAATGCCTTATCAGGATCAGGAATTGTACACAGAGCCAGGGTTATCACTATAGTATCGAATGTATTATCATCAAAGGGCAGATCTTCTCCTGAAGCAGAAACTATCTCTATATTTTTCTCACCGA comes from Psychrilyobacter piezotolerans and encodes:
- a CDS encoding PHP-associated domain-containing protein, with amino-acid sequence MFIDTHMHCIEGSDDSFIKISEIVKRAKTMGLNGICITDHDNNKVKEYAVQYGKKHDFKIFVGAEILTHEGDILVFGLDDIPTEKLYAQELIDLVNSKGGVTIAAHPFRENNRGCGKHLKNLKGLTAIETFNGSTKSYNNLNAFESAIELNLATTAASDCHTSDAIGKYCTKFLDDIETEKDLIDAIKSRRVRPAVYRDGEYIKIDNYEKYGEIFPEDSAYGRVV
- a CDS encoding CorA family divalent cation transporter; its protein translation is MIEVLLQNGTIKKISSLDELDIDRSEILCVNLVEANEQEMIRLSKEFKFTFQPLDKRNEIEISSRYVEEDSHIFLNLTIPNLTEQERIEEGFVHIVILEDLVILNSNGISKISLMQILKNRIFDIDKNFSGQRISLLFLSALTDYYADLIELISKKVKKYFKKVLNLKNISLEELDNLTKIKLDNIQLKECLIELQRIILQLKRSPLIDEKNKKFLIYENKDLAVINGHINYNFDRLNDLKENISSKIELEQNQIIKIFTVVTVCIAPPTLIAGIYGMNFNIMPELNWSFGYPLCIFLMILSIIITLAVLKLKKWI
- a CDS encoding mechanosensitive ion channel family protein produces the protein MNIPLKFSENMNILFKPIENILLSILLIVVFLIVRMIFYKGIERFGRKKFLSHERIKITERFVVFFVGIIIFSTLLLVWGVKLREFFLIIATTFTIIGTACFASWSNLSNISSGVILFFNYNIKLGDKVRVGSGDDQIEGVIHNMKLFYVEIITMENELVFYPNNTMLHQPVTILKN
- a CDS encoding FAD-dependent oxidoreductase, yielding MKILIVGGVAGGASAAARLRRLNEENEIIMFERGKYISFANCGLPYHIGGVIKDRDALLVQTVEGMRSRFNIDVRIKTEIQKIDREAKKIIAKNLETGKTYEESYDKILLSPGAEVFVPPIKGADSPRAFILRNMKDMDKIIAHVKNNNVKKAVVVGAGFIGIEIAENFVELDMQTTVVEFGSQVLAPVDAEIAAQIHQNMKEHEVELFLEHGVTEIIDGENSSTVKIAKAGEKEASIEIKAEIIILAAGVRPETALAESAGCEIHERFGIKVDEYMETSVKDIYAVGDAITVNHFINGQEINIPLAWPANRQGRLVADIILDRPNKQPYKGTMGTSILKAFDYTVGATGLNEKTLQRSGLVYGKDYYTATINRNSHAGYYPGATPLTLKVIFTPEGKILGAQGIGHKGVDKRIDVIAAAIKGGINVAELQEIELAYAPPFNSAKDPVNILGYYAENILNKDIRVARIDEIESLTAAGNYELLDVRTADERELGAIPGGIHIDLAELRTRIDELDREKTYIVYCQVGLRGYLAYRMLVNLGYKALNLDGGYKLWEPASHDQSNIGIFEGKEAENFIHHENHPLDNETMLVDEERTFRNIKTIDIDACGLQCPGPILKTKQSMEGLKEGDILSIKASDLGFKKDIKVWAEKTGNKLVSVNSEDGVITANIQKLKKLPPQGTKIMKDPDNKQTMVVFSGDLDKVLASFIIANGALAMGKEVSMFFTFWGLNALRKENFTNKNKSFIDKMFGMMMPKGVNKLKLSNMNMGGMGTMMMKKVMHDKNVDTLPTLLKTYLENGGKIIACQMSVGIMGFSHDELIDGIEYGGVAAFLGESEESYSTLFI
- a CDS encoding periplasmic heavy metal sensor; translation: MKKKIIVGLLIVSALSFAAVNNNQINMNNNSQRGTHYSQMMNNLSVSQQNELTNMMQDRREANYKKGLDIRSKQLELEKLLSKDKVNWQSVERVNNQISDMKSKQRLDNMKFRKNVEDKFGITMGYKGMNGHMGDGSGRHMGNGMMNGNGRHMGNGMMNGTRGY
- a CDS encoding SHOCT domain-containing protein is translated as MMHGFGYGNSMFMGGGIFMFIFWILIAVLIVSLLKDSSLGKNRHSKQSETPMEILKKRYAKGEITREQYQNMKEKLKD
- a CDS encoding aspartate kinase, producing the protein MRLVQKYGGSSVESINKIKKIAKNIASLKRNGKELVVVVSAMGKRTDELLKKARSVSKTPNRRELDRLLSIGEQETIALLTIALHEEGIDAISYTGYQAGITTTGLHTKSRIKKIDTQRIEKSLDDGKLVIVAGFQGINKNGDITTLGRGGSDTSAVALSAALNCPCEIYTDVNGIHTVDPKVYGSAKKLDCISYEEMMEMSKLGAGIMEVRAVELGKKFRVPIYVGRALGKIAGTNIKEKSDNMEEKVITGLSINERILMIEIQNIEHSPQEMAYIFSELSRAHVNVDMISQIKGFNLSFTCPLNEEELFDNAMKKIMKKLPNIENTKNRELIKISLVGIGIMGHFGVISSLFEVFAEENINFYKITTSEISISYIIDRKNMKKAVTALAKAFNL
- a CDS encoding sterol desaturase family protein, with the protein product MERLILMGGIFLMLFILERIMPQVGRNIVGKSHDISNLGLGAVNLLIGRYFALFTVYALAKYLENLEVGVMNMTSFDSKFKLILGVILLDCVNYWWHRLLHRVSFLMRFHSVHHTDRLLNVSSALRFHFFEVLMGHLFKLPFILLMGIPVEALLLYDVIFNINVYFHHSNIRINRSLDLLLSKLIVTPYIHRIHHSLKWKESNSNFSSFLILWDKIFGTFHPQGDISTPKYGIPGYTQDKYQHFSYMMKQPFIEEKS
- a CDS encoding class I SAM-dependent methyltransferase, yielding MKAYLYDKLMSKVEKKMLHKERSILLKNIEGRVIEFGAGTGVNFEFYSKHRVTAVEPDKELSLEAEKKIGEKNIEIVSASGEDLPFDDNTFDTIVITLALCTIPDPDKALKEAKRVCRPNGKLLVLEHIKNEKNFLFFLQNILTPAWKIFAMGCHLNRDTLNTIEVNNFEKISLKYFFGDNFIRGTFKNIK